In one Brevibacillus composti genomic region, the following are encoded:
- the hemY gene encoding protoporphyrinogen oxidase → MSAKQLHVTIVGGGMTGLTAAYYLQKWSREKGLNLRFTLLESSDRVGGKVQTWRHEGFTIELGADSFLERKTSAVELIREVGLGDRLVNNQAGQAYIMHKDRLYSVPEGAVMGVPTKLMPFATTPLISPWGKLRAAADLLLPGAQSGEDESVGDFFRRRLGDEVIENIIEPLISGVYGGNIDKLSLLSTFPQYAQMEKQSRSLILAMKNSRQQQKPQAEPKRTKGMFMTLTSGLQSLAERLEELLPEDAVRKQTSVKRLGKREEGGYSLELSSGEVLKTDAVILAIPHHLAQDVVKECVEIPPLSGAKPTLMATVALAYPEEGVRVDREGTGFVVPRKENCTITACTWTQRKWPHTTPPGKALVRCYVGKPGAEEIVERSDEEIVRVVIRDLQKVMQIDERPEFYRVTRWNRGLPYLVGHRQWVSGITARMKEHLPGVWLTGGSYGGVGVPDCIDQAKQTVQELLDHCTSKPGN, encoded by the coding sequence ATGAGTGCCAAACAGCTGCATGTGACGATCGTCGGCGGCGGTATGACAGGACTTACGGCTGCCTACTATCTGCAAAAATGGTCGAGGGAGAAAGGACTGAATCTCCGCTTTACCTTGCTGGAATCTAGCGATCGGGTGGGCGGAAAGGTGCAGACCTGGCGACATGAAGGCTTTACGATTGAGCTGGGAGCGGACTCTTTTCTGGAGCGAAAAACCAGTGCCGTCGAGCTGATCAGAGAGGTCGGACTGGGAGATCGGCTTGTGAACAACCAAGCCGGACAAGCCTACATCATGCACAAAGACCGGCTGTATTCCGTTCCTGAGGGTGCCGTGATGGGGGTGCCCACCAAGCTGATGCCCTTTGCGACCACACCGCTTATTTCGCCTTGGGGCAAGCTGCGGGCGGCGGCCGATCTGTTATTGCCGGGAGCCCAAAGCGGCGAGGATGAGTCCGTCGGTGACTTTTTCCGCCGTCGCCTTGGCGACGAAGTGATCGAGAACATCATCGAACCGCTGATCTCGGGCGTCTACGGCGGCAATATCGACAAGCTCAGCCTATTGTCCACATTTCCGCAGTACGCGCAAATGGAAAAGCAGAGTCGCAGCCTGATTCTGGCGATGAAGAATTCCCGCCAGCAGCAAAAGCCGCAGGCAGAGCCGAAGCGGACCAAAGGGATGTTTATGACCTTGACCAGCGGATTGCAATCCCTGGCTGAGCGACTCGAAGAGCTGCTGCCAGAGGATGCGGTGCGCAAGCAAACGTCGGTCAAACGGCTTGGCAAACGGGAAGAGGGCGGATACTCGCTGGAGCTGAGCAGCGGAGAAGTGCTAAAGACCGACGCCGTCATCCTGGCGATTCCGCATCATCTGGCCCAGGACGTGGTCAAAGAGTGTGTGGAGATCCCGCCGCTCTCGGGTGCCAAACCGACCCTCATGGCTACCGTAGCGCTCGCCTATCCGGAAGAAGGGGTCAGAGTGGACCGGGAAGGGACTGGTTTTGTCGTGCCGCGCAAGGAAAACTGCACGATAACCGCCTGCACCTGGACCCAGCGCAAGTGGCCGCACACCACCCCGCCGGGAAAAGCGTTGGTTCGCTGCTACGTCGGAAAGCCGGGCGCCGAGGAGATCGTAGAGCGCTCGGATGAGGAGATCGTCCGTGTCGTGATTCGCGATTTGCAGAAAGTGATGCAGATCGATGAGCGCCCCGAGTTTTACCGGGTGACCCGCTGGAACCGCGGCCTTCCGTATCTCGTGGGCCATCGCCAGTGGGTTTCGGGGATCACCGCGCGGATGAAGGAACATCTTCCCGGCGTGTGGTTGACAGGGGGATCCTACGGCGGCGTAGGGGTGCCCGATTGTATCGATCAAGCCAAACAGACGGTTCAGGAACTGCTGGACCATTGCACGAGCAAACCAGGGAACTAA
- the hemH gene encoding ferrochelatase, which produces MSKQKIGLLLMAYGTPRSKEEIEPYYTHIRRGRKPPQELLDDLTARYEAVGGVNRFAEITDEQVRQLEQEMNRRYPDKEFIGYLGLKHIAPFVEDAVEAMHRDGITEAISLVLAPHYSSYSVKEYNGRAIAHAEKLGGPVIHAVESWYAEPGFISYWRDAVRAVFDEMTEKQRDKAVVIFSAHSLPEKILQTGDPYPQQLEETARKIAEAAGISQFAIGWQSAGNTPEPWLGPDVQELTRELHQRHGYEAFVYCPVGFVAEHLEVLYDNDIECKAVTDELGAAYFRPPMPNAKPAFISCLADVVGKKLHKMGN; this is translated from the coding sequence ATGTCCAAGCAAAAGATCGGCTTGCTCTTGATGGCGTACGGAACGCCGCGCAGCAAGGAAGAAATCGAACCCTACTATACACATATCCGCCGCGGTCGGAAGCCACCACAAGAACTCCTGGATGATCTGACTGCGCGCTATGAAGCCGTCGGGGGCGTCAACCGCTTCGCCGAAATTACGGACGAGCAGGTGCGCCAGCTCGAACAGGAAATGAATCGCCGGTACCCCGACAAGGAATTTATCGGGTATCTCGGCTTGAAGCATATTGCTCCGTTCGTGGAGGATGCGGTGGAAGCGATGCACCGGGACGGCATCACGGAGGCGATCAGCCTCGTGCTCGCCCCGCACTACTCCAGCTACAGCGTCAAGGAGTACAACGGCAGAGCAATCGCACATGCGGAGAAGCTCGGCGGTCCCGTCATTCATGCGGTCGAGAGCTGGTATGCGGAGCCGGGCTTCATCTCCTACTGGAGGGATGCGGTTCGGGCCGTCTTCGATGAAATGACTGAAAAACAGCGGGACAAGGCTGTCGTCATCTTCTCGGCTCACAGCCTGCCGGAAAAAATACTGCAAACAGGCGATCCCTATCCGCAGCAACTGGAAGAGACAGCCCGGAAAATCGCGGAAGCGGCGGGAATCTCCCAATTTGCGATCGGTTGGCAAAGCGCGGGAAATACACCGGAGCCGTGGCTCGGTCCGGATGTGCAGGAGTTAACCAGAGAACTGCATCAGCGGCATGGCTACGAGGCGTTTGTCTACTGTCCGGTCGGCTTTGTAGCCGAGCATCTGGAAGTGCTGTATGACAATGACATTGAATGCAAAGCCGTAACGGATGAACTGGGAGCTGCCTACTTCCGTCCGCCCATGCCCAATGCCAAACCTGCGTTTATCTCCTGTCTGGCGGATGTCGTAGGGAAAAAGCTGCATAAAATGGGGAATTAG